In the genome of Nocardioides marmoribigeumensis, one region contains:
- a CDS encoding ATP-binding cassette domain-containing protein encodes MTTTIEAHRLVRRFGRFRALDGLDLVTRPGVTGLLGPNGAGKTTLLRVLATVTPHDEGTLRVLGHDPSTDVGRLAVRRSLGYLPQDAGFHPGFTVFEAVDYVAVLKEHTRSRARHDEVRRVLGLVGLSDVATSKVRTLSGGMRRRLGLAQALLGTPDLLVLDEPTVGLDPEQRIRFRDLVAEAGHGRTVVLSTHQTEDVAAVCSHVVVVNRGQSLFDGTVEELTALAEGRVWLDDRRDPRAQAAWRLSGGVFHHVGDPPAGAELVAPAIEDAYLLLLGPDATQESAA; translated from the coding sequence GTGACCACCACCATCGAGGCCCACCGCCTGGTGCGCCGCTTCGGCCGCTTCCGCGCGCTCGACGGGCTCGACCTCGTCACGCGTCCCGGCGTGACCGGGCTGCTCGGTCCCAACGGCGCCGGCAAGACGACGCTGCTGCGGGTGCTGGCCACCGTGACGCCGCACGACGAGGGCACGCTACGCGTCCTCGGCCACGACCCGTCGACCGACGTTGGGAGGCTGGCCGTGCGCCGCAGCCTGGGCTACCTCCCCCAGGACGCCGGCTTCCACCCGGGCTTCACCGTCTTCGAGGCGGTCGACTACGTCGCGGTCCTCAAGGAGCACACGCGGTCGCGCGCCCGTCACGACGAGGTACGCCGGGTGCTCGGCCTGGTCGGCCTCTCCGACGTCGCGACCAGCAAGGTGCGCACGCTCTCGGGCGGCATGCGGCGCCGGCTCGGCCTGGCTCAGGCCCTGCTGGGCACCCCCGACCTGCTCGTCCTCGACGAGCCGACCGTGGGCCTCGACCCCGAGCAGCGCATCCGGTTCCGCGACCTCGTCGCGGAGGCCGGTCACGGCCGCACCGTCGTGCTGTCGACGCACCAGACCGAGGACGTCGCCGCCGTCTGCTCGCACGTCGTCGTGGTCAACCGCGGCCAGTCGCTGTTCGACGGCACCGTGGAGGAGCTCACCGCGCTCGCGGAGGGCAGGGTCTGGCTCGACGACCGGCGCGACCCGCGCGCCCAGGCCGCCTGGCGGCTGTCGGGCGGCGTCTTCCACCACGTCGGTGACCCGCCCGCGGGCGCGGAGCTGGTCGCGCCCGCGATCGAGGACGCCTACCTGCTGCTGCTCGGTCCCGACGCCACCCAGGAGAGTGCGGCATGA